Proteins from a genomic interval of Aureimonas sp. AU20:
- the modC gene encoding molybdenum ABC transporter ATP-binding protein, whose protein sequence is MSLDIDVQQRLGAFDLDIRFRAEGRLTVLFGQSGSGKTSLVNLVAGLAKPDAGRIAIDDRVLCDTARGLFLPAHRRRIGYVFQDARLFPHLSVRQNLLFGRWFAPSAERRTELEAVVDLLGLSALLGRRPAGLSGGEKQRVAIGRALLASPRLLLMDEPLAALDEARKAEIIPYIERLRDEAGVPILYVSHSVTEVRRLASHLVMLANGRVVTEGPARSVMDRLDLFPLAADQEPGSELAGRVLSHDRPYGLTAVALAGAVFQLPSLDAPIGASLRLRIRARDVMIATRPPAGLSALNIAPGRILSIDSADPTSADLRLDCSGDIVLARITRRSVEELDLAVGRTVFAIVKAVSFRRLPPNKPASPH, encoded by the coding sequence ATGAGCCTCGACATCGACGTTCAGCAGCGGCTCGGCGCCTTCGATCTCGACATCCGCTTTCGCGCCGAGGGGCGGCTGACCGTCCTGTTCGGGCAATCGGGCTCGGGCAAGACGTCGCTGGTCAATCTCGTCGCCGGTCTCGCCAAGCCTGACGCGGGGCGGATCGCGATCGACGATCGCGTTCTCTGCGACACGGCGCGCGGGCTTTTCTTGCCCGCCCATCGCCGCCGCATCGGCTACGTGTTTCAGGACGCCCGGCTTTTTCCGCATCTCAGCGTGCGCCAAAATCTCCTGTTCGGCCGCTGGTTCGCGCCGAGCGCCGAGCGCCGGACGGAGCTCGAGGCGGTGGTCGATCTCCTCGGCCTGTCGGCCCTGCTCGGGCGGCGGCCCGCCGGGCTTTCGGGCGGGGAAAAGCAGCGGGTGGCGATCGGCCGGGCGCTCCTCGCCAGCCCTCGGCTTCTCCTGATGGACGAGCCGCTGGCCGCGCTGGATGAAGCGCGCAAGGCCGAGATCATCCCCTATATCGAGCGACTGCGGGACGAGGCCGGCGTGCCGATTCTCTATGTCAGCCATTCCGTGACCGAAGTGCGCCGGCTCGCCTCGCATCTCGTCATGCTGGCGAATGGCCGGGTCGTGACCGAAGGGCCTGCGCGTAGCGTCATGGACCGGCTCGATCTCTTCCCTTTGGCAGCGGATCAGGAGCCCGGCAGCGAACTCGCCGGAAGGGTCCTGTCGCACGACCGCCCCTATGGGCTGACGGCCGTCGCGCTCGCGGGAGCGGTGTTCCAGCTTCCGAGCCTCGATGCCCCGATCGGTGCGTCGCTCCGCCTTCGCATTCGGGCGCGGGACGTGATGATCGCGACACGGCCGCCAGCGGGCCTGAGCGCGCTCAACATCGCGCCGGGCCGCATCCTTTCCATCGACTCGGCGGACCCGACGAGCGCGGATCTCCGGTTGGACTGCTCGGGCGACATCGTCCTCGCCCGCATCACCCGTCGCTCGGTGGAAGAGCTGGACCTCGCCGTTGGGCGCACCGTCTTCGCCATCGTCAAGGCGGTGTCGTTTCGCCGTCTCCCCCCGAACAAACCGGCGAGTCCGCATTAG
- a CDS encoding glycoside hydrolase family 3 N-terminal domain-containing protein has product MSGPRIEALLSQMTLSEKIGQLVMLAAGFSVTGPIIGGDASGAVREGRAGSLLNVFGPGAVRDIQRVAIEQSRLKIPLILGFDVVHGHRTVFPVPLGEAAAFDPTLWEQTARASAREAAADGVALTFAPMLDVSRDPRWGRVVEGAGEDAFVQSLFGAAKVRGFEGESLGESGTVAATVKHFVAYGAASAGRDYASTDMSERTLRETYLPPFQAAIAAGCAAVMPAFSDLSGVPMTANGPLLDGWLRGEAGFRGVVISDYNAVAELVAHGVATDLAEAAALALRAGVDIDMMSGAYEQGLPLALQRGLVTLGEIEASVRRVLELKERLGLFDDPMRGLGADGAAPLMAAHRELAREAARRSAVLLRNRGDILPLSERPQRIALIGPLADAPTDMMGSWSGAGEARDSVTVLDGLRAARPDCDIGHARGVGVDEADESGPDAALALAREADLVILAIGEARDMSGEAASRTGLDLPGDQANFARAVLDLGRPTVVLLSSGRPLAVPWLFERAGAVLATWFLGSEAGHAVADLLTGRASPSGRLPITWPRSVGQVPIFFGERPSGRPASDGHYTSKYIDLPTTPLFAFGYGLTYGRVSYSALGVEPPRPRRGDTITVAVDLFNDGEHPAEETVFLFIRKPVARVARPLLELKGFSRLSLAPGERARTVMALPVSALAFPGPDLRPAVEPGDYEILVGPSADRAQLLRQVVHVEEGGA; this is encoded by the coding sequence ATGTCGGGACCGCGCATCGAAGCGCTCTTGTCGCAGATGACGCTGAGCGAGAAGATCGGCCAGCTCGTCATGCTGGCCGCCGGCTTTTCCGTGACCGGCCCGATCATCGGCGGCGACGCGTCCGGCGCGGTGCGCGAGGGGCGGGCGGGAAGCCTCCTCAACGTCTTCGGCCCCGGCGCGGTGCGCGACATTCAGCGCGTCGCGATCGAGCAGTCGCGCCTCAAGATCCCGCTGATCCTCGGCTTCGACGTTGTGCATGGGCATCGCACGGTGTTTCCCGTGCCGCTTGGCGAGGCGGCGGCCTTCGACCCCACGCTCTGGGAACAGACGGCGCGGGCCAGCGCGCGGGAGGCGGCGGCGGACGGCGTCGCCCTGACCTTCGCGCCCATGCTCGACGTGTCGCGCGACCCGCGCTGGGGCCGGGTCGTGGAAGGGGCGGGCGAGGACGCGTTCGTCCAGTCCCTGTTCGGCGCGGCCAAGGTGCGCGGCTTCGAGGGTGAGAGCCTTGGCGAAAGCGGCACTGTGGCCGCGACGGTCAAGCATTTCGTCGCCTATGGCGCGGCGTCGGCGGGCCGCGACTATGCCTCCACCGACATGTCCGAGCGCACGCTGCGGGAAACCTACCTGCCGCCCTTCCAGGCCGCGATCGCGGCCGGCTGCGCCGCCGTCATGCCCGCCTTTTCCGATCTGTCCGGCGTGCCGATGACCGCCAACGGGCCGCTTCTCGACGGCTGGCTGCGGGGCGAAGCGGGCTTCCGGGGCGTCGTGATCAGCGACTACAACGCCGTGGCCGAGCTTGTGGCGCATGGCGTCGCCACCGATCTGGCGGAAGCGGCCGCGTTGGCGCTGCGGGCGGGCGTCGACATCGACATGATGAGCGGCGCCTACGAGCAGGGCCTGCCGCTGGCGCTGCAGCGCGGGCTGGTGACGCTCGGTGAGATCGAGGCGAGCGTGCGGCGCGTGCTGGAGCTCAAGGAGCGGCTCGGCCTGTTCGACGATCCCATGCGCGGGTTGGGCGCGGACGGGGCGGCGCCCTTGATGGCGGCGCATCGCGAGCTGGCGCGGGAGGCCGCGCGGCGCTCCGCCGTTCTCCTGCGCAATCGCGGCGACATTCTTCCCCTATCGGAGCGGCCCCAGCGCATCGCCCTGATCGGCCCGCTGGCCGATGCGCCGACCGACATGATGGGCAGCTGGTCGGGCGCGGGCGAGGCGCGCGACAGCGTCACCGTTCTCGATGGCCTGCGCGCCGCGCGGCCCGATTGCGATATCGGCCATGCGCGCGGCGTCGGCGTGGACGAAGCCGACGAATCGGGCCCCGACGCCGCTCTGGCCCTGGCGCGCGAGGCCGATCTGGTGATCCTCGCCATTGGCGAAGCGCGCGACATGAGCGGCGAGGCGGCAAGCCGGACGGGGCTCGACCTGCCGGGGGACCAGGCCAATTTCGCCCGCGCGGTGCTGGACCTCGGCCGGCCGACCGTTGTCCTCCTGTCCTCCGGCCGGCCGCTCGCGGTGCCCTGGCTGTTCGAGCGGGCGGGCGCGGTGCTCGCCACCTGGTTTCTCGGCAGCGAGGCCGGCCATGCCGTCGCCGACCTCCTGACCGGTCGCGCCTCGCCCTCCGGCCGACTGCCGATCACCTGGCCGCGCTCGGTCGGTCAGGTGCCGATCTTCTTCGGCGAGCGTCCCTCCGGGCGCCCGGCCTCGGACGGGCACTACACCAGCAAATATATCGACCTGCCGACGACGCCGCTCTTCGCCTTCGGCTACGGCCTGACCTATGGCCGCGTCTCCTATTCCGCGCTCGGCGTCGAGCCGCCGAGACCGAGGCGAGGGGACACGATCACGGTGGCGGTGGACCTCTTCAACGACGGCGAGCACCCGGCCGAGGAAACGGTCTTTCTCTTCATTCGCAAGCCCGTGGCGCGCGTCGCCCGGCCGCTGCTCGAACTGAAAGGCTTCAGCCGGCTCAGCCTTGCTCCCGGCGAGCGGGCGCGCACCGTGATGGCGCTGCCCGTTTCGGCGCTGGCCTTTCCCGGCCCGGACCTCCGGCCCGCTGTCGAGCCCGGAGACTATGAAATTCTCGTCGGGCCTTCGGCGGACCGGGCGCAGCTCCTGCGGCAGGTCGTCCATGTCGAGGAAGGGGGGGCGTGA
- a CDS encoding transglutaminase family protein, which translates to MTVFSVRHKTVFYYARPVSFGEHRLLFRPRDSYDQRLISSTLEIEPKPSDTRWIHDAFGNCVALYSFEGTAKRLSFDARLTVDHSPQAAPDFRIDPEVLTYPFEYGADDRIDLGRTIERHYPDPGDEIGKWARRFLAPGERHTDTGKLLMTLCYAIRESFSYARRHEKGTQTPLETLMTRKGTCRDFALFMMEAVRSLGFAARFVTGYIYVPDRDGSDTLGGGATHAWAQVFLPGAGWIEFDPTNGIVGNRDLIRVAVVRDPSQATPLSGTFSGASTDSLGMKVQVNVTTEDETPPSLSPAHLLNKDANF; encoded by the coding sequence ATGACCGTCTTCTCGGTTCGCCACAAGACGGTGTTCTATTATGCCCGCCCGGTGTCCTTCGGCGAGCATCGGCTTCTGTTTCGCCCGCGCGACAGCTACGATCAGCGCCTGATCTCGTCCACGCTGGAAATCGAGCCCAAGCCGAGCGACACGAGGTGGATTCACGACGCCTTCGGCAATTGCGTCGCGCTCTACAGCTTCGAGGGTACGGCCAAGCGCCTGTCTTTCGACGCCCGGCTGACGGTGGACCATTCCCCGCAGGCCGCGCCGGACTTCCGCATCGACCCCGAGGTGCTGACCTATCCGTTCGAATACGGCGCGGACGACCGGATCGATCTCGGCCGCACGATCGAGCGCCATTATCCCGATCCCGGCGACGAGATCGGCAAATGGGCGCGCCGCTTCCTCGCCCCGGGCGAGCGGCACACCGACACGGGCAAGCTTCTGATGACGCTGTGCTACGCGATCCGCGAAAGCTTTTCCTACGCGCGGCGGCACGAGAAGGGCACGCAGACCCCGCTCGAGACACTGATGACGCGCAAGGGGACCTGCCGGGACTTCGCGCTCTTCATGATGGAGGCGGTGCGGTCGCTCGGCTTCGCCGCGCGTTTCGTCACCGGCTATATCTACGTTCCCGACCGCGACGGTTCGGACACGCTGGGTGGCGGCGCCACCCATGCCTGGGCGCAGGTCTTCCTGCCGGGCGCCGGCTGGATCGAGTTCGACCCCACCAATGGCATCGTCGGCAACAGGGATTTGATCCGCGTCGCCGTGGTGCGGGATCCCTCGCAGGCGACGCCCCTGTCGGGCACATTCTCGGGCGCCTCCACCGACAGTCTCGGCATGAAGGTGCAAGTGAACGTCACGACGGAAGACGAAACACCTCCCTCCTTGTCCCCGGCTCATCTGCTCAACAAGGATGCAAATTTCTAA
- a CDS encoding transglutaminase-like domain-containing protein, protein MRIRAGFTLGYECAQSTPMLLMLDIHPSRRHDLLTEQVLQFDQYVQPRKYTDGFGNSCTRIVAPPGLTHITTSFDIQDTGEPDEVNWGAIQHEVQDLPDEVLVYLLGSRYCDTDKLASFAWSQFGYTAPGWGRVQAICDYVHNHITFNYQNADSTRSAYGGWIDRTGVCRDFAHLAVTLCRCMNVPARYCTGYLGDIGVSFVPSPMDFSAWFQVYLGGRWYTFDARHNFPRIGRILMATGRDATDVALSTNFGSAILSRFEVVTDELVGVS, encoded by the coding sequence ATGCGGATCAGGGCCGGCTTCACGCTTGGGTATGAGTGTGCTCAGTCCACGCCCATGCTGCTCATGTTGGACATCCACCCCTCGCGGCGGCACGATCTCTTGACCGAGCAGGTCCTGCAGTTCGACCAATATGTCCAGCCGCGCAAATACACCGATGGGTTCGGCAACAGCTGCACGCGTATCGTCGCGCCGCCGGGCCTCACGCATATCACCACCAGTTTCGACATTCAGGACACGGGCGAGCCGGACGAGGTCAACTGGGGCGCGATCCAGCACGAGGTGCAGGACCTGCCGGACGAGGTGCTGGTCTACCTCCTGGGCAGCCGGTACTGCGACACGGACAAGCTCGCCAGCTTCGCCTGGAGCCAGTTCGGCTACACCGCACCGGGTTGGGGCCGGGTGCAGGCGATCTGCGACTACGTGCACAACCACATCACGTTCAACTACCAGAACGCCGATTCCACTCGCTCGGCCTATGGCGGCTGGATCGACCGGACGGGCGTGTGCCGCGACTTCGCGCATCTGGCGGTGACGCTCTGCCGCTGCATGAACGTGCCGGCGCGCTACTGCACGGGCTATCTCGGCGATATCGGCGTGAGCTTCGTTCCCTCGCCCATGGATTTCAGCGCCTGGTTCCAGGTCTATCTCGGTGGCCGCTGGTACACGTTCGACGCGCGGCACAATTTCCCGCGCATCGGCCGCATCCTCATGGCCACGGGCCGGGACGCGACGGACGTCGCCCTCTCCACCAATTTCGGCTCGGCCATCCTGTCGCGTTTCGAAGTGGTGACGGACGAGCTGGTCGGCGTTTCCTGA
- a CDS encoding SMP-30/gluconolactonase/LRE family protein, with product MRQAFHARRVNLASTLLAATLLSAAPAALAQTAAPAAAPKLEKLADFPHQVTGVTVAEDGRVFVNFPRWTEDSPVSVAELTKAGTLKPYPSDDWNAWRNAKKDEMDPANHWVCVQSVVADGRGHVWVLDAAAPAQALLVPGGPKLVRVDLATNKVGQTIAFDETAAPQGSYLNDVRFSPDGRHAFITDSGAKGALLVVDLESGKTKRVLDGHPSTQVEKGLTVKADGKPLRRPDGRGVEFSADGIALSKDGKHLYWQAIKGKTLYRIPTETLVGAGLKGEDVSSAVEPFGENGVADGLLIGRESGAMYVTAPEEDAVKRRDLAAGPAAKPEILVKDDRLRWPDTFSEATDGSIYVTTSHIQDSAFFKPDAPASLPTQLWRISFGK from the coding sequence ATGAGACAGGCTTTCCACGCTCGCCGAGTGAACCTCGCCTCCACCCTGTTGGCCGCGACGCTCCTCTCCGCCGCCCCCGCGGCCCTGGCGCAGACAGCGGCGCCAGCCGCCGCGCCCAAGCTGGAAAAGCTCGCCGACTTTCCGCATCAGGTGACCGGCGTGACGGTGGCCGAGGACGGCCGCGTCTTCGTCAACTTCCCGCGCTGGACGGAGGATTCGCCGGTTTCCGTTGCCGAACTGACCAAAGCCGGCACACTGAAACCCTATCCCAGCGACGATTGGAACGCTTGGCGCAACGCCAAGAAGGACGAGATGGACCCGGCCAACCATTGGGTCTGCGTCCAAAGCGTCGTGGCGGACGGGCGCGGCCATGTCTGGGTGTTGGACGCCGCCGCGCCCGCGCAGGCGCTGCTCGTGCCGGGCGGGCCGAAGCTGGTGCGGGTCGATCTCGCCACCAACAAGGTCGGCCAGACCATCGCATTCGACGAGACGGCGGCGCCCCAAGGCTCCTATCTCAACGACGTTCGTTTCTCGCCGGACGGACGCCACGCCTTCATCACCGATTCGGGCGCCAAGGGTGCGCTTCTCGTGGTCGACCTCGAAAGCGGCAAGACAAAGCGCGTGCTCGACGGACACCCTTCGACGCAGGTCGAGAAAGGCCTCACCGTGAAAGCCGACGGCAAGCCGCTGCGCCGGCCGGACGGGCGCGGCGTCGAGTTCTCGGCGGACGGCATCGCCCTTTCGAAGGACGGGAAGCATCTCTACTGGCAGGCGATCAAGGGCAAGACGCTCTATCGCATCCCGACCGAAACGCTGGTCGGAGCAGGTCTCAAGGGCGAGGACGTGTCCAGCGCGGTGGAGCCCTTCGGCGAGAACGGCGTCGCCGACGGCCTTCTGATCGGGCGCGAAAGCGGCGCGATGTATGTTACCGCGCCGGAAGAGGACGCGGTGAAGCGGCGCGACCTCGCCGCCGGCCCGGCGGCCAAGCCGGAAATCCTGGTGAAGGACGACCGTCTGCGCTGGCCGGACACGTTCAGCGAAGCAACGGACGGTTCGATCTACGTCACGACCTCGCACATTCAGGACTCCGCCTTCTTCAAGCCGGACGCGCCCGCCAGCCTGCCGACACAGCTCTGGCGCATCAGCTTCGGCAAGTAG
- a CDS encoding peptide chain release factor 3, with the protein MSAATDLTQAASAVPTGYAARRTFAIISHPDAGKTTLTEKLLLAGGAINMAGAVKARGENRRARSDWMEIEQSRGISVTSSVMTFEREGITFNLLDTPGHSDFSEDTYRTLTAVDSAIMVVDAAKGIESQTRKLFEICRLRDIPIITFVNKVDREGRSPFEVLDEIEEALALTVSPQVWPVGMGTDFQGCYDFAHDEFIYSKTRANGPCDSLKKVDGLTDPAFTSMIAPHVLERFAEEAELAREGYASFDVEAYRQGHLTPVVFGSALRDFSVDQLLRIVARFAPPPRPQPSDKGPVAPTTDEVSAFVFKVQANMDPNHRDRVAFVRFCSGHFKRGMKLNHVRSGKPLAVNNPIYFFAQERALTEEAFAGDVIGIPNHGTLRVGDTLTEGAAFRFTGLPSFAPEVMRRVRLEDTMRMKQLRRALEDLAEEGLVQVFKPMFGSNWIVGVVGPLQLDVLASRIRGEYKTDIGFETVPYATARWISSPDERKLKDFMKDNTMSIALDRDERPVFLPKSDWELRYARERNPDISFDETRELVSV; encoded by the coding sequence ATGAGCGCCGCAACGGACCTGACGCAGGCTGCGTCCGCCGTGCCGACCGGCTATGCCGCCCGTCGCACCTTCGCCATCATCTCCCACCCCGACGCCGGCAAGACAACGCTGACCGAGAAGCTGCTCCTGGCCGGCGGCGCCATCAACATGGCGGGCGCCGTGAAGGCGCGCGGCGAGAACCGGCGTGCCCGGTCCGACTGGATGGAAATCGAGCAGTCGCGCGGCATCTCCGTCACCTCCTCGGTGATGACGTTCGAGCGCGAGGGCATCACCTTCAACCTGCTCGACACGCCGGGCCACAGCGACTTCTCGGAAGACACCTATCGCACGCTCACCGCCGTCGACAGCGCCATCATGGTGGTGGACGCGGCCAAGGGCATCGAGTCGCAGACGCGCAAGCTCTTCGAGATCTGCCGCCTGCGCGACATTCCCATCATCACCTTCGTCAACAAGGTGGACCGCGAAGGCCGCAGCCCGTTCGAAGTCCTGGACGAGATCGAGGAAGCGCTGGCGCTCACCGTCTCGCCGCAGGTCTGGCCGGTCGGCATGGGGACGGACTTCCAGGGTTGCTACGACTTCGCCCATGACGAGTTCATCTACTCCAAGACACGCGCCAACGGCCCTTGTGACAGCTTGAAGAAGGTCGATGGGCTCACCGACCCGGCCTTTACCTCGATGATCGCGCCCCACGTGCTGGAGCGCTTCGCGGAAGAAGCGGAGCTGGCGCGCGAGGGTTACGCCAGCTTCGACGTCGAGGCCTATCGGCAGGGTCACCTGACGCCTGTCGTGTTCGGCAGCGCGCTGCGCGACTTCTCTGTGGACCAGCTCCTGCGCATCGTGGCGCGCTTCGCCCCGCCGCCGCGCCCGCAGCCCTCCGACAAGGGGCCGGTGGCGCCGACCACCGACGAGGTCTCGGCCTTCGTGTTCAAGGTCCAGGCTAATATGGACCCGAACCACCGGGACCGCGTCGCGTTCGTTCGCTTCTGCTCCGGCCATTTCAAACGCGGCATGAAGCTGAACCATGTTCGCTCGGGCAAGCCGCTGGCGGTCAACAATCCCATCTACTTCTTCGCGCAGGAGCGCGCGCTGACGGAGGAAGCCTTTGCCGGCGACGTGATCGGCATTCCCAACCACGGCACGCTGCGCGTCGGCGACACGCTGACCGAGGGCGCGGCTTTCCGCTTCACCGGCCTGCCCTCCTTCGCGCCCGAGGTCATGCGCCGTGTGCGGCTGGAAGACACGATGCGCATGAAGCAGCTGCGCCGCGCGCTGGAGGATCTGGCGGAAGAGGGTCTGGTGCAGGTCTTCAAGCCGATGTTCGGCTCGAACTGGATCGTAGGAGTCGTCGGCCCGCTGCAGCTCGACGTTCTCGCCTCGCGCATCCGGGGCGAATACAAGACCGACATCGGCTTCGAGACCGTACCGTACGCCACGGCGCGCTGGATCTCCTCGCCCGACGAGCGCAAGCTCAAGGACTTCATGAAAGACAACACGATGAGCATCGCGCTCGACCGCGACGAGCGGCCCGTGTTTCTGCCCAAAAGCGACTGGGAGCTCCGCTACGCCCGAGAGCGCAACCCCGACATCTCGTTCGACGAAACGCGCGAGCTGGTCTCCGTCTGA
- a CDS encoding NADPH-dependent FMN reductase, giving the protein MKQVAVLVGSLRKDSINRKFAEALGKLAAGRLEFRFVELGDVPMYNDDLFENLPASITRLKNDIASADAVLFVSPEYNRSFPAVLKNAIDWGTRPYGQNSFAAKPGGLVGTSPGAAGGAAGQNHLKSVLNVVDVVLMGQPEVYFQYKPELFAEDGSVKDEATKAFLEAYISRFVQWIERTSEPKTSAQADAA; this is encoded by the coding sequence ATGAAACAGGTCGCCGTTCTCGTCGGCTCGCTCCGCAAGGACTCCATCAACCGCAAGTTCGCCGAAGCGCTGGGCAAGCTGGCCGCCGGGCGTCTGGAATTCCGCTTCGTCGAACTCGGCGACGTGCCGATGTACAATGACGACCTGTTCGAGAACCTGCCGGCCTCCATCACGCGGCTGAAGAACGACATCGCCTCGGCCGACGCCGTGCTCTTCGTTTCGCCGGAATACAACCGCTCCTTCCCGGCCGTGCTCAAGAACGCCATCGACTGGGGCACCCGCCCTTATGGGCAGAATTCGTTCGCGGCCAAGCCCGGCGGTCTCGTCGGCACCTCACCCGGCGCGGCCGGCGGGGCGGCGGGCCAGAACCATCTGAAAAGCGTCCTCAACGTTGTGGACGTGGTGCTGATGGGCCAGCCCGAGGTCTATTTCCAGTACAAGCCCGAACTCTTCGCGGAAGACGGCTCGGTCAAGGACGAGGCCACCAAGGCGTTCCTGGAAGCCTACATCTCCCGCTTCGTGCAGTGGATCGAGCGCACGTCCGAGCCCAAGACCTCGGCCCAGGCCGACGCGGCCTGA
- the pncA gene encoding bifunctional nicotinamidase/pyrazinamidase — protein sequence MGLTVSDQNALVVVDVQNDFCPGGALAVVEGDAVVPLANTLARRFRNVVLTQDWHPAGHASFASTHGEAPFETVELSYGTQVLWPDHCVQGTDGAAFHPGLDIPHARAVIRKGLNPAVDSYSGFREADRTTPTGLAGYLRDLGVGRVFLCGLATDFCVAWTGYDAREAGLDVVLVEDACRGIDLGGSLARAHAEMDARGIMRITSADLG from the coding sequence ATGGGCCTGACGGTAAGCGACCAGAACGCGCTGGTGGTGGTGGATGTGCAGAACGACTTCTGCCCCGGCGGCGCGCTGGCTGTCGTGGAGGGCGATGCGGTGGTGCCGCTTGCCAATACGCTGGCGCGGCGCTTCCGGAATGTGGTGCTGACGCAGGACTGGCACCCCGCCGGCCACGCCTCCTTCGCCTCGACGCATGGCGAGGCGCCATTCGAGACGGTGGAGCTGAGCTACGGCACGCAGGTTCTCTGGCCCGACCATTGCGTCCAGGGCACGGATGGCGCGGCCTTCCATCCCGGCCTCGACATTCCCCACGCGCGCGCGGTCATCCGCAAGGGCCTGAACCCTGCGGTGGACAGCTATTCCGGCTTCCGCGAAGCGGATCGCACGACGCCGACCGGCCTTGCCGGCTATCTCCGGGATCTCGGCGTCGGCCGCGTCTTTCTTTGCGGCCTCGCCACGGATTTCTGCGTCGCCTGGACGGGTTACGACGCGCGCGAGGCGGGGCTGGACGTGGTTCTGGTCGAGGATGCCTGCCGCGGCATCGATCTGGGTGGATCGCTGGCGCGCGCCCATGCCGAGATGGACGCACGCGGCATCATGCGAATCACATCGGCCGATCTCGGCTAG
- a CDS encoding DUF4174 domain-containing protein, producing MKWTLLMASLILMAGLSTASAQSDLDALRWKNRILVLFAPSADDPAFVRQSRTLLADREALAERELVVLGVAGDRVETLYGDPKARHEAAALRRHFGQAAASPFEAILIGKDGGVKWRRDAPFDIGGLNAVIDAMPMRRALR from the coding sequence ATGAAATGGACCCTTCTCATGGCGTCATTGATCTTGATGGCGGGTCTTTCCACGGCCTCCGCCCAAAGCGATCTCGACGCGCTTCGATGGAAGAATCGCATCCTGGTTCTCTTCGCGCCCTCGGCCGACGATCCCGCCTTCGTTCGCCAGAGCCGCACGCTCCTGGCCGACCGCGAGGCGCTAGCCGAGCGCGAGCTCGTGGTTCTCGGTGTTGCGGGCGACCGGGTGGAGACCCTGTACGGCGACCCGAAGGCTCGGCACGAAGCCGCCGCACTGCGCCGCCATTTCGGCCAGGCCGCCGCGTCGCCTTTCGAGGCGATCCTGATCGGCAAGGACGGCGGCGTGAAATGGCGGCGGGACGCGCCCTTCGACATCGGCGGTCTCAATGCGGTGATCGACGCGATGCCGATGCGGCGCGCCCTGCGCTGA
- a CDS encoding polyphosphate kinase 2 family protein — protein sequence MAKDENTAEVSANRPLNRLDMDSSLEKDVYESRLEAIQLKFREIQQAYLHTGDSAVVVFEGWDAGGKGGTIRRMSAVMDPRGFKVWPIAAPTPQDLQHHYLSRFWARLPAKGEICVFDRSWYGRVLVERVEGFAKPAEWGRAYDEINEFERLLTDAGTRVLKLFLFITEDEQMKRFEDRMEDPLKRWKLSYEDFRNRDKWGEYEDAANEMLERTSSRSAPWLVVPANDKRFARIEALGTIADRLSEGVDLSPKPADPKLVEQYERMVEREKKKRKG from the coding sequence ATGGCGAAGGACGAGAACACCGCCGAGGTGTCGGCAAACCGGCCGCTGAACCGGCTCGACATGGATTCGAGCCTCGAAAAGGACGTTTACGAGAGCCGCCTGGAAGCCATCCAGCTGAAGTTCCGCGAGATCCAGCAGGCCTATCTCCACACCGGTGACAGCGCCGTGGTCGTGTTCGAAGGCTGGGACGCGGGTGGCAAGGGTGGAACGATCCGCCGCATGTCGGCCGTGATGGACCCGCGCGGCTTCAAGGTCTGGCCGATCGCCGCGCCGACGCCGCAGGATTTGCAGCACCACTATCTCTCGCGCTTCTGGGCGCGGCTGCCGGCCAAGGGCGAGATCTGCGTCTTCGACCGCTCGTGGTATGGGCGCGTCCTGGTGGAGCGCGTGGAGGGCTTTGCCAAGCCCGCCGAATGGGGCCGGGCCTATGACGAGATCAACGAGTTCGAGCGGCTGCTGACGGACGCGGGAACGCGGGTGTTGAAGCTCTTTCTGTTCATCACCGAGGACGAGCAGATGAAGCGCTTCGAGGATCGGATGGAGGACCCGCTGAAGCGTTGGAAGCTCTCCTACGAGGATTTCCGCAACCGCGACAAATGGGGCGAGTACGAAGACGCCGCCAACGAGATGCTGGAGCGCACCTCCAGCCGCTCCGCGCCCTGGCTGGTGGTGCCGGCCAACGACAAGCGCTTCGCCCGGATCGAGGCGCTCGGCACGATCGCCGACCGCTTGTCGGAGGGCGTCGATCTCTCGCCCAAGCCCGCCGACCCGAAGCTGGTCGAGCAGTACGAGCGCATGGTGGAGCGGGAGAAGAAGAAGCGGAAGGGATGA